A stretch of DNA from Bactrocera neohumeralis isolate Rockhampton chromosome 6, APGP_CSIRO_Bneo_wtdbg2-racon-allhic-juicebox.fasta_v2, whole genome shotgun sequence:
cccaaacgatctttcaaaatggttttcaccgaTCCTTGCGATttttcaacgatgccagtaagatctctgactgttagtcgtcgattctcaagcactaaTTCCTTTACTTTTTGGccatgttgatcatcagttgatggtGATGGCCATCCTGGACGTGATTTCAATTATCCAACATTCTGAATTTTTCGACACCAGAAATTTGAGAGTTATAGCGTCATTTTTACTAAACCATTCTAAAtggtttttcataaaaaaatttttttcaaactcattttattgtataaaaaatttactacaatatttcataagtaattcaaaagaatttatcaattttattccGAAAAGAAAATTATGCTAGTTAACTACCATTTGTAGACAATCGCGAGTTGCGTATCGAACAAGCAACGAAAGTATTAATGAAATACGAATAAaatagatatactatataacagTTCTGCTACTACAAACAGTTATACACCACATCTTTTGTATTGGTTTCAACTAGCACACTTTTACAGTGGAGCTTAAGCATAGCAAGCGGAGAAATGGCGAAACGAACACGACTATCAAATCTTGTTTTATGTAACCTCTATGGATTAAACTCGGCAGAGAAATGGCGAAACGAACACGACTATTGATACTTGTTCTCCACCATGAATTGCTTATCCACTATGAGTTGAACCCGTTCTTTTATAGAAAGGCACTGCAACTGTTGCATGTGTATTTATACCCTGCGTTAGGCCTTCAGAATAATCATAATCCTCATTAATACTGCATAGGTTTCTATATAAAATACTCCATTTTGAGAGACATCTACTGGCCGGTGGACCCAGAGAATATAGTGgtgaattgttttttaaatcggTTGCATAGAGACAAACCAACATAAGCGTTTCATTGGCATCTTTACTCGTCCAATGCGACATGGAGCAACCAATGCGATTATTTTCCTCGTGAATAATGTGTGCGACATTCAAAACtttgctataaaattaaaaaagtttacacAAAATTATATGAATACTATAAAAACTCTAGTTTTGTGCTGCTCACTTCGCATGCGGTGGAAATAAATCCTCGAAGGCGTTGGCCGTTTCATTGATTTCCTTAAACCATTcaccaattttcaatttcacattAGCTGGCTTGACATCACTTTTGTTAgggaattgaaatattttggcaACACGTCCCGGATTCGCCAGCAAACCAGTGCGATAGCAATACGGATCACTTAGACTGCAACGTTTGCCACTAAAGACGGAGAGAAAACCCAATTGGCGGTCCCAAAAGACCTCGCCCATTCTATTCGCCTGCGGCAGTTTAGCTACGCGGCCAGCAGCAATTGTATTGCGCAATTGATTATGCTGATGTAGTAGGAATTTCTTATAGCCATTCGTATTCATGTTGAGTATTCTAGTCGTTGGTGGACAGTCGCCGCTTAGTCGCTgaaataattagttttttgtataaaattaataatttttgcgtACAGTAAGCACTTACGCCATTCGGGTTTACACAAGCGCCGTGTTGCACTCCAATTTTTAGACACTTTAgtgtacaaaataaatttgctgTCGAAGCAAGCACAGTTATTGCCAAGACAATGAAGCATAGTCGGAACATAGCTCTCATTTGTTGAAGAACGCTTAAGTGAACTGAAAGtagaaaattttagaattttattgaAGTAAAACCAAAGTATTCTtaagatgttgttgttgttgtagcggtagaaAACAttactgaagtaatttcgagggaCCCGATTGTCGTAGGGACGATATTCCTAGGATAAAATGCGCTGTGTTGTTGCAATAAACCCTCTTTAGGAAGCTACAGTGAAAACATGTCTTGGTTTCcatataacttttaacttttcaaCTAGTAATTGAATGCCCTTGCTCTTAAAGTGCCTTTGGTATTTTCAACGCTGTTTCTTTTAAGATATATAGACCCGTtatgcaaacttttttttttcgtttgaaagCCGTCCCTCTCTTTTAGCAGAGCTCTCAATTCTCTTCCTcacaacttttaaattaattttcacgtACCTAATTGCTATCAACCTAATTCTCAACTGTCCGCTTCAAGTTGTACTACAGACTGTCTGACTTGTGCCTTCAATTTTCTACAAAGAAATAGTGTGTGTAAagatacatatatctatatttacATTGAAAATGAAAGATACTTCTTGTGGGATTATATTACCCCAACAGCTGTTCGTCTATGCGTTTCAAATTTGCTTTTCCAGAATGACGCCTCACAGTTgggtttttacaaaaatacttatGCAGAACATGCAAGGAATGCTTCAAGTAATATCGAGGGGATGTAAATGATACGAGTTGGAATGTGTACATAtgctgcatatatatttatgtcaaTGGTTGTAAGAACAAGCGAGTTCTGCCATATGAGGGTAATGTTCTACAGATCGTTCTGAACAGCTTTGCCTGAGAAATTATGTGTCTATAACCcgtttcgagccagcgattcTTATTGCGaagttttaaaaatctaaataatcgtttgtatgggaaatatgtaatatagttgtccgatttaACCGATTCCGTATTAATTTTCATTCGGATATCGAAAAAAATGACAATCAAAGTTACCGCTTTAAGACCCATAGTCACTTAAGCAAAGCTTTTCAGAATGAACCCTAGAATATTTTCCGCATAAGCGATTTTTTCGATTCTTTTGCTCCCTGTAAATCAACCCTCTCTAATGTGTAAtcttgggtagtcgaaaaagtttttcgtatttctaatcaaacttcaatttatttttttatatttatactaataaatatataaacaaatatgtaccattgtGGCCGACCACGTTTTGCCATTTTTCagcagtgtaaaactttcatcagtgtaaatcgaaatttcgaaatttccagaacggaagcgaacgaatcattgttgtgctacacgaactgatacagcaccgtctccgtaaacttcacaaattacATTGGTGgcattatttccttttttttacaaaatttgtaaaatatagcgaatttcttctttacttttactcatttttgaacagctgtaactttttttcaactgccccgaatttaatttgtttttggttaaatgaagcttaaaatctcacctttccaacactgtataatatgacataatgtgattggcagcactggagatatacgactgcagcGACATCTATTgccaaaatacgaaaagactttttcgactaccccatACTTCGAATACAAAGGCATCCAGCTGGATGCGCTCAAGGTTTAAGTTGTTCTTCATTGTTCACttgtacttcaaatatttttgatgttataagGCGGTAAAATAGACCCTAGAATTAAGCTATAAACATCATTAATCACACGGGGAAAGAAGCAGAGGGAGGTAGCAACTAGTAGGTACctggaaataaaacaaaagtgaCGAATTATGTAcagcttccaaaaaaaaactgagcACTAACACAGTCAATGGCATGCATGTCCTTGCAGACGCGTCGAGGTGTACTCGTATGTTgttaacaaatacatacatatatgtatgtatgtcaaaatattcataccCGCTTCTATCTGTGTCACCATACTTATGCTTGTAAAAACATAATCCTTTGAAGTTGAAATTATCAACGTCAAGGGAACAATATTTGTGAACGAGTGTAGAATTTGTAGAGAAGTAAAAGAAACACAAGAGAGCAAATGAGTTACAAGCGCAAAAGTTTGCGTTTAAtgttgcatgtgtttgtgtggggGGGGTTGCGAGTGAGTTGGGTTGATTAAAATTTACCGACTGAGCTGGGAATTTCTAGTACTTATGAGATATGTGTGATAAACATAAGTACTGGGattcaaaataaataccttaaatgagctaaaaaaatactttaattggtttaaaaaaatttaaataagtttaaatgAATTACTATTGCAATTTagtattttactatattttgtgATTTCAAGTATTTTTAGAAAGTATATTGGGGTTTGGTTCATACGTTGTTGTACTAAGTTTCATGCTTATGCAAGTGAGAGATCGTTCTTCATGATGTCTTCTTAGAATctcattttatgtttttaagatttttttttgtgttaaataaCCTTTACTGCAAACAGAAACTCCAaactataatattaaaattttagaacggTTTGGTAAAGTTGAGCGGTTCTCTTCtttcatacaaatgtatacCAACGACTATTTTGCAGTAAACTGGTTATAAACCATGTTTCGTTCAGAAATATACCAGTTAAACACCAgttaaatattagttaaaaaatcctatatatctataaatatgAATTAGTTTTAGATTTGTATATTTCCTGTGTACTTTGTTGCTTCATTACGGGGTATTTAGTTTGGAACAGTGCTTCCACTTGAGTAAGCAATATTATGGTAGTTACAACCAtaaatatcaaactaaaaacgaacatccacatatgtatgtatgtctcaaCTGGTGTTGTcctttaaaaatacaattttttatatgtgtaaaTCACAATTCATTACAAACAAATAAGACCAGGATATAAGCGAGAGCTTGACTCTCTAACTGTTCTTAACATAGTATTTTTGGTTCGTAGGTGTAGTTTTCACATATACTTCCAGTATTCAACATGCACAACTTGGCACAGTGTAAATTTATTGGAAGACAATATGGCAGTTTACTGCCTCTATAGTCACATTAGTCACATGTTCAAAAGACAATTAATCGTTTGTTTATGGTTTATTTGTAAgcctttcttttttcttttcttggaaaatatttttcctgggaagtaaaatttttttgctgtaaCTTGTAGTCGTATATTAATTGTTTGCAAAGAAATGAGTACCTAAccaaatttataccaaattcgTTTACCAATACAAATGTGCAAAATTATcgttttttctatataaaatctGCCAAAGGCACTGAGGCCCTCATACACCGTCCTCACGACAGTGGGGGCTAAGTTACCGGAACGGACCGGGATTGTTATAtgaccaaggactgtcaacttgtCACCATTCCTTGAAATtgcttcaggaatgttttctgccgccaTAACAACAACACGTTTTCATACTCAACAGCTGACGTCCTTGAAAAGTTATGGTCCGTCGTCGAGCTTTTTTGATAACAGTTGCCAcaccttaaaatattatttcgatATCTTTGTTCATGCTTGAATGAGTCCTTAAATCGTTATATCAGATATATGAAGGCTTGTGAAGTACTgagccaattttatttatttttaacttcagaccacatttttatatcaaaaaagtgtCCACttcatttcattgaaaaatctctaaaattttcatttttttcgtaTACATAGAAAAAGTAAGctccaattttaattttaaatgatgttatatggaaagtaggcgtggttttcgttcacat
This window harbors:
- the LOC126763313 gene encoding antigen 5 like allergen Cul n 1-like isoform X2 translates to MRAMFRLCFIVLAITVLASTANLFCTLKCLKIGVQHGACVNPNGRLSGDCPPTTRILNMNTNGYKKFLLHQHNQLRNTIAAGRVAKLPQANRMGEVFWDRQLGFLSVFSGKRCSLSDPYCYRTGLLANPGRVAKIFQFPNKSDVKPANVKLKIGEWFKEINETANAFEDLFPPHANKVLNVAHIIHEENNRIGCSMSHWTSKDANETLMLVCLYATDLKNNSPLYSLGPPASRCLSKWSILYRNLCSINEDYDYSEGLTQGINTHATVAVPFYKRTGSTHSG
- the LOC126763313 gene encoding allergen Tab y 5.0101-like isoform X1; this translates as MCQNKLEFPTLSRKNQHQQLLHETYLQRTKVICNMNIIHLSVLQQMRAMFRLCFIVLAITVLASTANLFCTLKCLKIGVQHGACVNPNGRLSGDCPPTTRILNMNTNGYKKFLLHQHNQLRNTIAAGRVAKLPQANRMGEVFWDRQLGFLSVFSGKRCSLSDPYCYRTGLLANPGRVAKIFQFPNKSDVKPANVKLKIGEWFKEINETANAFEDLFPPHANKVLNVAHIIHEENNRIGCSMSHWTSKDANETLMLVCLYATDLKNNSPLYSLGPPASRCLSKWSILYRNLCSINEDYDYSEGLTQGINTHATVAVPFYKRTGSTHSG